A window of Cucurbita pepo subsp. pepo cultivar mu-cu-16 chromosome LG06, ASM280686v2, whole genome shotgun sequence contains these coding sequences:
- the LOC111797420 gene encoding cysteine proteinase inhibitor 1-like produces MSSVAAASQNDGLIANRENKICGGWSHIKDINDPQVQERGRFAVMEHNNQSGEHLIFSHVDDGWTQVVSGVNYRLVLRATKEGDNGLYFYEAIVWDVPWEQSWTLTSFKPLLKH; encoded by the coding sequence CCCAAAACGATGGCCTCATCGCAAAccgagaaaataaaatatgtggTGGGTGGAGTCACATTAAGGATATCAATGACCCACAAGTGCAAGAGAGGGGAAGGTTTGCAGTGATGGAGCACAACAACCAAAGTGGGGAACACTTGATTTTCTCACATGTTGATGATGGTTGGACTCAAGTTGTGTCTGGAGTTAACTACCGCCTTGTGCTAAGGGCAACAAAAGAGGGCGATAATGGGCTTTATTTCTACGAGGCTATCGTGTGGGATGTTCCATGGGAGCAATCATGGACCCTCACATCCTTTAAGCCTCTCCTTAAACACTAA